A portion of the Oncorhynchus gorbuscha isolate QuinsamMale2020 ecotype Even-year linkage group LG19, OgorEven_v1.0, whole genome shotgun sequence genome contains these proteins:
- the LOC124006523 gene encoding uncharacterized membrane protein C3orf80 homolog produces the protein MDIMFNLATGSRTCIYSITFLSAVVISSCHALRRCGDVQCVDGQQCCPPTVTGNGSASSMVRCCKLPLHIFFDNVGWVTRKLSGILILLLLFAMGYFIQRIICPRPRRHPHPEHPEEPSLFHGHATASQDSLLDRYPEYSFGDFTSPVLLPAYDEVKYLPTYEETMQEVRRDQSDDNLLVQSEEPAADRGTRGGPIPREEGQDTSGQNTRASRNSV, from the coding sequence ATGGACATAATGTTTAATCTAGCCACCGGCAGCAGAACGTGCATATACAGCATCACCTTTCTGTCCGCGGTCGTGATTTCCTCCTGCCACGCGCTCCGCCGCTGTGGGGACGTGCAGTGCGTTGATGGCCAGCAGTGCTGTCCCCCTACCGTTACCGGCAACGGTAGCGCAAGTTCCATGGTGCGCTGCTGCAAGCTCCCACTGCATATATTCTTCGACAACGTGGGTTGGGTGACGCGCAAACTATCGGGCATCCTGATCCTGCTGCTCCTTTTCGCAATGGGCTACTTCATCCAGCGGATTATCTGCCCGCGCCCGCGCCGACACCCCCACCCAGAACACCCCGAGGAGCCCTCTCTCTTCCACGGACACGCCACCGCGTCCCAGGACTCCCTACTGGACCGGTACCCCGAATACAGTTTTGGGGACTTCACCTCGCCAGTGCTGCTACCCGCATATGATGAGGTGAAGTACCTGCCGACCTACGAAGAGACCATGCAGGAGGTGCGCAGAGACCAGTCGGATGATAATTTACTGGTCCAGTCGGAGGAGCCTGCTGCGGACCGAGGGACGCGGGGAGGACCGATACCCAGAGAAGAGGGACAGGACACTTCAGGACAGAACACACGCGCGTCACGGAATTCTGTCTGA